Proteins encoded in a region of the Bradyrhizobium sp. CB3481 genome:
- a CDS encoding IS5 family transposase, which produces MRGGDNRTGELFSYVDLEARVRRDHPLRAIRTIVNEALSALELEFAPLYSPIGRPSIPPEKLLRAMLLQAFYSIRSERLLMERLEYDLLFRWFVGIGVDDTVWDHSVFSKNRDRLLEGDIAAKFLAAVLAQPKVKRLLSSDHFSVDGTLIEAWASMKSVKPKDGSGEPPAPGGGRNAEADFHGQTRSNDTHASTTDPDARLYRKGKGKETKLCFIGHGLMENRHGLLVDACLTQADGHAERVAALHMIEPYADRPTAITLGADKAYDAEDFVNELRSMNVTPHVAQNISGRSSTIDGRTTRHGGYAVSQRIRKRIEEAFGWIKTVAGQEKTRFRGRERVGWAFTFAATAYNLVRLPKLIAETG; this is translated from the coding sequence GTGCGCGGCGGCGACAATCGAACGGGCGAGCTGTTCAGCTACGTTGACCTGGAGGCGCGGGTGCGGCGTGATCATCCGCTACGAGCGATCCGGACGATTGTGAACGAGGCACTGTCGGCGCTGGAGCTCGAGTTTGCCCCGCTCTATTCGCCGATTGGGCGGCCGTCGATCCCGCCGGAGAAGCTGCTGCGGGCGATGCTGTTGCAGGCGTTTTATTCGATCCGCTCGGAGCGGCTTTTGATGGAGCGGCTGGAATACGACCTGTTGTTCCGCTGGTTCGTCGGAATCGGCGTCGACGACACGGTGTGGGACCATTCGGTGTTCTCGAAGAACCGCGACCGGCTGCTGGAAGGCGACATCGCGGCCAAGTTCCTGGCGGCGGTGCTGGCGCAGCCCAAGGTGAAGAGGCTTCTGTCGAGCGATCACTTCTCCGTCGACGGCACGCTGATCGAAGCCTGGGCCTCGATGAAGAGCGTCAAACCCAAGGACGGCTCGGGCGAGCCGCCAGCGCCGGGCGGCGGGCGCAATGCCGAGGCGGACTTCCACGGCCAGACACGCTCGAACGACACCCATGCTTCGACCACAGATCCGGACGCCAGGCTCTACCGCAAGGGCAAAGGCAAGGAGACGAAGCTGTGCTTCATCGGGCACGGGCTGATGGAGAACCGCCACGGCCTGCTGGTCGACGCCTGCCTGACGCAGGCCGACGGGCATGCCGAACGGGTGGCCGCGCTGCACATGATCGAGCCCTATGCCGACCGACCGACAGCGATCACGCTTGGCGCCGACAAAGCCTACGACGCAGAAGACTTCGTCAACGAGCTGCGCTCGATGAACGTGACGCCGCATGTTGCGCAGAACATCAGCGGCCGTAGCTCTACGATTGACGGACGGACGACCCGGCACGGCGGCTATGCCGTCAGCCAGCGCATCCGCAAGCGCATCGAGGAGGCATTCGGCTGGATCAAGACGGTCGCCGGGCAAGAGAAGACCAGGTTCCGTGGTCGTGAGCGCGTCGGATGGGCCTTTACCTTCGCTGCCACCGCCTACAATCTGGTGCGGCTGCCCAAGCTGATCGCGGAGACCGGCTGA